One genomic segment of Vicia villosa cultivar HV-30 ecotype Madison, WI unplaced genomic scaffold, Vvil1.0 ctg.001163F_1_1, whole genome shotgun sequence includes these proteins:
- the LOC131633689 gene encoding secreted RxLR effector protein 161-like, with the protein MDKKTRFTSRPSNEHWKAIERVMRYLKMTLDLGLHYKKFPDVLEGHSDADWNTLSDDSKATSGYIFSIAGGAVSWKSKKQTMLAQSTTESEMIELAIASEEASWLRCLLYEILLWENQCQLCYPLR; encoded by the exons ATGGACAAGAAAACAAG GTTTACGAGTAGGCCGAGCAATGAGCACTGGAaagctattgagcgagtcatgaGGTACCTTAAAATGACCTTGGATCTCGGCCTACATTATAAGAAATTTCCTGATGTACTAGAAGGGCATAGCGATGCAGATTGGAACACCTTATCGGATGATTCcaaagctactagtggctatATATTTAGTATAGCTGGGGGAGCAGTATcgtggaaatcaaagaaacaaacCATGCTGGCTCAATCTACAACGGAGTCTGAGATGATAGAACTAGCCATagctagtgaagaagcaagttggttaagatgcttgctatATGAGATCCTGTTATGGGAAAACCAATGCCAGCTGTGTTATCCACTGCGATAG